The following proteins come from a genomic window of Pichia kudriavzevii chromosome 1, complete sequence:
- a CDS encoding uncharacterized protein (PKUD0A05990; similar to Saccharomyces cerevisiae YDR389W (SAC7) and YOR134W (BAG7); ancestral locus Anc_5.471) has product MSPNSDIPSSSPMRASLSSWIHRLKSPSPGNFSEEHVETDQHQQVQQHPPEIQAPIEQTRAQSPLLSSSQPLSIPLQRKDLQSHPHHTPLSSSPSPSRPFLGFKSMSSHSFRPLSQLLDSNSTYSTNGTNDQPLLSSSPSNDALRSHRDSFLLQRQADSFGESLIFGTDIETSTQTAYGTIYISAEEPESEEVDVNNDNNNGNNNNGNNKNDNNDNNVDDDNKKDGNNDKNNDKNDKGTLPSRNLSYGRVPLVIVSCGSYLKNNALEVEGIFRLGGSNKRIRQLQQIFSKPPDYGAKLDWSGYSVHDAASLLRRYLSSLSEPLIPFHLYDDFRNPLVEKVELLQYFKDKEKDVKRNKSERKTISSQRKQLLKEYSLLFQRLPPIQKRVLFYLLDMLAMFNLNSEKNRMPAKNLAAIFQPSILFHPDHDLSPEEYQINSLVIESMITYSHKILINVQNEQIQRNKYLSEIRRKNAIDTSNKLQSLPPNIEILDDRGSFDEIEENSSSTVDENTYIHNKPNRNRVNNSPSKSSPLKHMITSLDKKNDLLFLDELEPPPSPFLAPKKPTGRLKSKSLSIHPQSEVVRVVKTSESIEDILSRVTSNQSGLSSSPSSRMSTYTAPENIDNLVSSADEKLAEVLGIPLQPLTESPSKNNSESPSLPMTASTILDFPPVTPTEDAFKIETDGRPQVIMATSTGATSSTTDSSFQPSFPDDSKTSLHSENKLIHISTASSSSGSVGEIPKPQIIRRASPRNHPRGSRNSSLFSSFTSPKLSLSRSKNEGSVSSSDESPTKEKRWYNKLKTRSAKR; this is encoded by the coding sequence ATGTCGCCAAATAGTGACATTCCCTCATCTTCCCCCATGCGAGCAAGCCTATCCTCTTGGATTCACCGACTCAAGAGCCCCTCCCCGGGAAATTTCTCGGAAGAACATGTAGAAACGGATCAACACCAGCAAGTACAGCAACACCCTCCGGAAATACAGGCACCCATTGAACAGACACGTGCACAGTCGCCGCTACTTTCCTCCTCACAGCCACTGTCTATTCCATTACAGAGGAAAGACCTTCAATCACACCCACATCATACCCCACTTTCCTCTTCGCCAAGCCCTTCGAGACCATTTCTTGGCTTCAAGTCAATGTCTTCTCATTCCTTTCGCCCTCTCTCGCAGTTGCTGGACTCAAACTCAACATACTCAACAAATGGCACTAATGACCAGCCTCTTTTATCTTCCTCGCCGTCAAATGATGCCTTGAGATCCCATCGGGATTCTTTCCTATTACAACGACAGGCTGATTCCTTTGGtgaatctttgattttcgGTACTGATAtagaaacatcaacacAGACGGCCTATGGTACAATCTACATATCGGCAGAAGAGCCAGAATCAGAAGAAGTTGACGttaataatgataataataacggtaacaataataatggtaacaataaaaatgacaataatgataataatgttgatgatgataacaAAAAGGATGGcaataatgataaaaataatgataaaaaCGATAAAGGCACCCTCCCATCTAGAAACTTGTCTTATGGCCGTGTGCCGTTAGTCATTGTGTCATGTGGTTCTTACCTTAAAAATAATGCTTTGGAAGTAGAGGGGATTTTCAGACTAGGCGgatcaaataaaagaatcCGACAATTGCAGCAGATCTTCTCTAAACCTCCAGATTATGGTGCAAAGCTTGATTGGAGTGGGTACTCCGTCCATGACGCCGCATCTCTGCTTCGCCGATACTTAAGCTCTTTATCTGAACCATTGATACCCTTCCACTTGTATGATGACTTTAGAAACCCACTGGTTGAGAAGGTCGAATTATTACAGTActtcaaagataaagaaaaggatGTGAAAAGGAATAAGTCAGAAAGGAAAACCATCTCATCCCAAAGGAAACAACTGTTGAAAGAATACTCCTTGTTATTCCAGAGACTACCACCGATTCAAAAGCgtgttttattttatttgttgGATATGTTGGCCATGTTCAACTTAAATTCAGAAAAGAATAGGATGCCGGCAAAAAATTTGGCAGccatttttcaaccttCCATATTGTTTCATCCAGATCATGATTTAAGTCCCGAAGAATATCAAATCAACTCGTTGGTTATTGAGTCAATGATCACGTATTCTCATAAGATTTTGATTAATGTGCAGAATGAACAGatacaaagaaacaaatacCTGTCTGAAATTCGTAGAAAGAATGCGATTGATACATCCAATAAGCTCCAATCTTTGCCTCCAAATATTGAGATTTTAGATGACCGTGGaagttttgatgaaatagaGGAAAATAGCAGTAGCactgttgatgaaaatacatatatacataACAAGCCCAACCGCAACCGTGTGAATAATTCCCCATCCAAGAGCTCACCTCTGAAACACATGATTACTTCATTggataaaaaaaatgatcttttgtttttggacGAATTGGAACCTCCACCTTCGCCGTTCTTAGCACCAAAGAAACCTACAGGCAGACTGAAAAGCAAGTCTTTATCAATTCACCCGCAGAGTGAAGTTGTTAGAGTAGTGAAAACCTCAGAAAGTATAGAGGATATACTAAGTAGAGTCACCTCGAATCAAAGTGGTCTTTCCTCTAGCCCTTCTTCGAGAATGAGTACATATACTGCCCCAGAGAATATCGATAATTTGGTATCGTCTGCGGATGAAAAGTTGGCAGAAGTGCTAGGTATTCCTCTACAACCACTAACAGAATCGCCGTCCAAAAACAACTCCGAATCTCCATCACTTCCTATGACAGCTTCAACAATACTTGATTTTCCACCAGTAACCCCCACTGAGGATGCCTTCAAAATCGAAACGGATGGCAGACCTCAAGTGATTATGGCTACATCTACAGGAGCTACGTCATCGACTACGGATTCATCATTTCAACCTTCCTTTCCAGATGATAGTAAAACATCCCTACATTCAGAAAATAAGCTGATACATATATCAACTGCGTCGTCTTCATCGGGGAGTGTTGGTGAGATACCGAAGCCTCAAATTATAAGAAGAGCTAGCCCACGGAATCATCCTCGTGGTTCAAGAAATTCGAGTTTGTTTTCATCCTTTACTTCTCCAAAACTGAGTCTCTCACGTAGTAAGAATGAAGGATCTGTGTCGTCGAGTGATGAGTCACCAACAAAGGAGAAGCGTTGGTataataaattgaaaacacGTTCTGCTAAACGTTaa
- a CDS encoding uncharacterized protein (PKUD0A06000; similar to Saccharomyces cerevisiae YDR390C (UBA2); ancestral locus Anc_5.472) translates to MPVDSHIKKMFGDDITTKFLQTKVLLVGAGGIGCELLKDLIMMNIGEIHVLDLDTIDLSNLNRQFLFRHKDIKQSKSKTAIKAVESFTYKSKLYSYHGSILDNKMFPISFFKQFDIIYNALDNLEARFYVNRMCLFLNIPLYESGTTGLRGQVQPIYPHLSECFNCIPKETPKTFPVCTIRSTPSKPVHCITWAKQFLFAQLFCGDEEAGEENVNPEEFTNEEEAKASANEVNELADLKKLIIDSKREESGYAETIFKKIFIDDIERLLRIEDLWKSRERPTFQAIENYEAIFKGIDPKLVEKREYPQNCSQQNDINDILETYVISLYRLSDRLRNGEVLEFDKDDEDTLRFVMSTSNLRSLIFHIPVKNEFDLKQIAGNIIPAVATMNAIMAGFSALSSVKYFTESNNETRMRKSRMVYDTSSTDKVVNSSKLVSANPNCPACSVTKGIVEMDFTSTTLEELRTELIKKYGYADDVEIMTLDSKLLYDFDLEENLPKKVGHFIKDESILLINDSDEKLDIIELYAVHKKGTGIVLPDLEIPLKKKNGGDEEGDEENDETDGAEIAFGGSIIVLDDDTVDSGNTVEEVEEVEEVEVSDEPPAKRQRVE, encoded by the coding sequence ATGCCTGTTGATAGCCACATTAAGAAGATGTTTGGTGATGATATCACCACCaaatttctccaaacaaAAGTCTTGCTAGTCGGAGCAGGTGGTATTGGATGTGAACTACTCAAGGATTTGATCATGATGAATATTGGAGAGATTCATGTTTTGGATTTAGACACCATAGATTTGTCTAACTTGAATAGACAGTTTTTGTTCCGCCAtaaagatatcaaacaGTCTAAGTCGAAGACAGCCATAAAGGCCGTTGAATCTTTCACTTATAAAAGCAAATTATATTCGTATCATGGTAGTATTTTAGACAATAAAATGTTCCccatttcatttttcaaacagtTTGACATAATCTATAACGCATTAGACAATTTAGAGGCTCGTTTCTATGTTAACCGTATGTGTCTCTTTTTAAACATTCCACTATATGAGAGTGGTACCACTGGATTGAGGGGACAAGTTCAGCCAATCTATCCGCATTTGAGTGAATGTTTCAATTGCATTCCCAAGGAGACTCCCAAGACATTTCCCGTGTGTACCATTAGATCAACACCTTCCAAACCGGTGCATTGCATTACCTGGGCAAAacaatttttatttgccCAACTATTTTGCggtgatgaagaagcagGAGAGGAGAATGTCAATCCAGAGGAATTTACAAATGAGGAGGAAGCTAAAGCATCGGCTAATGAAGTCAATGAGTTGGcagatttgaagaagctgaTTATCGACTCAAAACGTGAGGAAAGCGGGTATGCAGAGACCATATTCAAGAAAATTTTTATTGACGATATAGAAAGGTTATTAAGGATTGAAGATTTATGGAAATCAAGAGAACGTCCTACTTTCcaagcaattgaaaactatgaAGCCATTTTTAAGGGAATTGATCCAAAGCTAGTTGAAAAGCGTGAATACCCCCAAAATTGCTCTCAGCAAAATGATATCAACGACATATTGGAGACCTATGTTATTTCATTGTATAGACTATCAGATCGTCTACGAAACGGTGAAGTTCTTGAATTCGACAAAGACGATGAAGACACCTTAAGGTTTGTTATGTCCACATCCAATCTAAGatcattgatttttcataTTCCAGTCAAGAatgagtttgatttgaaacAAATTGCAGGTAATATCATTCCTGCAGTGGCTACCATGAATGCTATAATGGCAGGGTTTTCGGCATTATCATCCGTAAAGTACTTTACTGAGAGCAACAACGAAACCAGAATGCGGAAATCAAGAATGGTTTACGATACATCATCGACAGATAAGGTAGTCAATTCCTCAAAATTGGTTTCTGCAAATCCAAACTGTCCAGCATGTTCGGTTACTAAGGGTATAGTTGAAATGGATTTTACCAGTACTACCTTGGAAGAACTGCGAACTGAATTGATCAAGAAATATGGATATGCcgatgatgttgaaatcatGACTCTtgattcaaaacttttatATGATTTTGACCTTGAGGAAAACTTACCAAAGAAAGTTGGTCATTTTATAAAAGACGAGAGTATATTGCTAATCAATGATTCCGACGAAAAATTGGACATCATTGAGTTATATGCTGTTCACAAAAAAGGGACTGGAATTGTTCTACCGGATTTGGAAATTCcattaaagaagaagaacgGGGGCGATGAGGAGGGTGATGaggaaaatgatgaaaccGATGGTGCAGAAATCGCATTTGGTGGGTCTATCATTGTTTTGGATGATGATACTGTGGATAGTGGTAACACTGTAGAAGAGGTAGAAGAGGTGGAAGAGGTAGAAGTTTCAGACGAACCGCCAGCTAAGAGGCAGAGAGTTGAGTGA
- a CDS encoding uncharacterized protein (PKUD0A06010; similar to Saccharomyces cerevisiae YPR183W (DPM1); ancestral locus Anc_7.540), producing the protein MIYSTIERYVFIILKSKSLVQRAKTMSGNKYSIILPTYNEKENLPIITYLIAKTMESNKLDWEVVIVDDASPDGTQDVAKQLIQLYGDDHIQLRPRAGKLGLGTAYMHGLKFVTGNFVIIMDADFSHHPEAIPEFIKKQGEGDYDIVTGTRYAGNGGVYGWDLKRKLISRGANFLATVILRPNVSDLTGSFRLYKKDVLAKIIEVTKSKGYVFQMEMMVRARALGFTIAEVPISFVDRIYGDSKLGGDEIVGYLKGVWTLFTSV; encoded by the coding sequence ATGATTTACTCAACCATTGAAAGATACGTGTTcattattttgaaaagtaaaaGTTTAGTTCAACGAGCAAAAACCATGTCAGGTAACAAGTACTCCATTATTCTCCCAACGTACAATGAGAAGGAAAACCTTCCCATCATTACATATCTCATTGCAAAAACAATGGAATCCAATAAACTCGATTGGGaagttgttattgttgacGATGCATCTCCAGATGGAACACAAGATGTTGCTAAACAATTGATCCAGCTGTATGGCGATGATCATATTCAGTTAAGACCACGTGCTGGTAAGTTAGGTTTAGGCACTGCCTACATGCATGGATTGAAGTTTGTCACTGGTAATTTTGTCATTATCATGGATGCAGATTTCTCTCACCATCCTGAAGCAATTCCTGAATTTATCAAGAAGCAAGGCGAAGGTGACTATGATATTGTTACAGGTACTAGGTATGCAGGCAATGGGGGTGTTTATGGTTGGGATCTTAAGAGAAAACTCATCTCAAGAGGAGCTAATTTCCTAGCAACCGTCATTTTGAGACCTAATGTTTCAGATTTAACAGGTTCTTTCAGATTATACAAAAAGGACGTATTGGCGAAAATCATTGAAGTTACCAAGTCTAAAGGGTatgttttccaaatggAGATGATGGTAAGAGCAAGAGCTTTAGGTTTTACTATTGCAGAAGTTCCAATCTCCTTTGTTGATAGAATTTATGGTGATTCTAAATTGGGAGGTGATGAAATCGTCGGTTATTTAAAGGGTGTCTGGACTTTGTTCACTAGTGTTTGA
- a CDS encoding uncharacterized protein (PKUD0A06020; similar to Saccharomyces cerevisiae YML041C (VPS71); ancestral locus Anc_5.511) has protein sequence MRGVEEIPRGRPANVYFSSLYHANPSLGRSENLKRPSNSVESSKQEGINENGKDSRQSNGSKRKRVNYNVQQIQAEQFLTARPKSKSISAEFENEMMSNGEPSEANISIAELRRATRRFDELNRENYNENVKIEIPKSVTGLVINRTSNASPAVKRFLVSKKTWNNYMDELNKSEIKLITTGISPLEVKPNMFQLEKLCTICGAVSYSSCIKCSLRVCSVKCQNIHNETRCTHF, from the coding sequence ATGAGAGGAGTAGAAGAGATACCCAGGGGTAGGCCTGcaaatgtttatttttcatctttataCCATGCAAACCCTAGCTTGGGGCGAAGCgaaaacttgaaaaggCCATCAAACAGTGTCGAGAGTTCAAAACAAGAGggaatcaatgaaaatggaaaagatTCACGACAGTCGAATGGATCGAAGCGTAAAAGAGTGAACTATAATGTTCAGCAGATTCAAGCGGAGCAATTTCTAACTGCACGCCCGAAATCTAAGTCCATATCCGccgaatttgaaaatgagatGATGAGCAACGGTGAGCCATCAGAGGCAAATATATCAATAGCCGAACTGCGTAGGGCAACAAGAAGGTTTGATGAGTTAAACAGAGAGAACTACAATGAGAATGTCAAAATAGAGATACCTAAGTCAGTAACAGGATTAGTGATCAACAGGACCTCAAATGCAAGTCCAGCAGTGAAGAGGTTTTTGGTGTCCAAGAAAACATGGAACAATTATATGGATGAATTAAACAAAAGCGAAATAAAGCTTATAACTACTGGGATCAGTCCGTTGGAGGTGAAACCCAATATGtttcaacttgaaaagTTGTGTACGATATGTGGTGCTGTCAGTTACAGCTCTTGTATTAAATGTAGTTTACGTGTTTGCAGTGTTAAATGTCAAAATATTCATAATGAAACAAGGTGTACACATTTTTAA
- a CDS encoding uncharacterized protein (PKUD0A06030; similar to Saccharomyces cerevisiae YLR071C (RGR1); ancestral locus Anc_8.15): protein MTSVQERPPFSADMAQTKQSLPLPSGDDHAAVNGTSNNEKKVKSGGIIPPPIPHITENMTPLGSIIERVGQDTFKRFKEFFMYLESTTDPDVVKKKHFLDILTTIRENYLRLYVIYKWSKNHKEISQFIDLFVWLREQNQTIQNVIGTFGGIKSSLISAKIPEPDLVTSLEVLLQGRPDLPTYNFLEGPELRPEFVLKVLQNLNVELSIKMASQETLPKEFHSYTIKNGAVCFNVPGYFSCSLSMLSDEKFRLIDFNLGFKLENSIIVPTQGEDTNSTILHTIQNYCDTVVNDEGFGSLYDILYNFSINSKIYLIHKQLIDLRMGLWRGNMTHSYTAEKSLITVSYWLQKKNVKPTTVQIGKFQNKNGECELSFKWFKEEVLQESIDVRLIDDDGNIDILLLLNTLIKEHIKSIILQLKEKLIESVEDVDKMIIISGDYEKLTFKIAQFKEITFSIDPLSGSSYFENPTNMMNRSAYKINCGISMNFIEILRLKMLIQESMFASMMNATGWVHLNNIRLSVDEIPKLKINYSNLKNGNLRSALTSIGVYRRKDWPTGWAILVAHFGFQSNVQLWCSKIQSIEGQWIINWCSEIELRELYEDVSGLCLTSALNMKTDVSYNEKQKQEEHNGPNEPTQLQNQRSMTYTDLVGLVKIASSKLTSNLIVKELIDHGCKLKILNLGDKLVNDFLIKNFKIDMTNLASTENAVMLIKNDSLFHIQNSKDSLILLISIKSSELSAKIYGQLIDNKSSRNLPDISFSDDYNTSIEYTSSDKRFKIESTVDLSSQFPLSISDKSSYLGNNLILSNTLSFLEKFAKTLNLLKIISRDSGLSIIRVLSDSITFQYGPDENEYITLRISSNGDGSINLELPPENPHYKYSQHLNSIVAAAPFNSRLIKELVLYMTETLKYCKAIDKICEGKAKALEDFNRKNDAVDYKKDPTKFRIMPEYGYVPSICNIENFRITYFRQYKVDIQQSSGKKKNTKSITDVLKFEILVELRHRINCVSKKHSKFFITLGDLRTDTLGVVNTMAQVKESYSKAEELIHCINQVCELTTKYFNGENFPTKIASGGIVFLQDGICCDFESIDIVLLDLHAHLLGLITPPNSKPN from the coding sequence ATGACCTCTGTTCAGGAGAGACCACCGTTTTCAGCTGACATGGCTCAAACAAAGCAATCACTACCACTTCCTAGTGGAGATGACCATGCTGCCGTGAATGGAACCTCCAACAACGAAAAGAAGGTTAAGAGTGGCGGAATAATTCCACCACCGATACCTCATATTACGGAAAATATGACCCCATTAGGGAGTATTATTGAGAGGGTTGGTCAAGACACGTTTAAAAGATTCAAGGAATTTTTCATGTATTTGGAATCCACTACAGACCCGGATGTTgtaaaaaagaaacattttttggatattttgaCTACAATTAGAGAGAACTATTTAAGGCTGTATGTGATATACAAGTGGAGTAAGAACCATAAGGAGATCAGTCAATTTATTGATCTTTTTGTATGGTTGAGAGAGCAAAACCAAACTATACAAAATGTTATCGGTACGTTTGGCGGTATCAAATCTTCGTTAATTAGTGCCAAAATCCCAGAACCTGATTTAGTTACATCTTTAGAAGTTTTGCTTCAGGGAAGGCCAGACCTTCCGACGTACAATTTTTTGGAAGGCCCTGAATTACGTCCCGAGTTTGTACTCAAAGTTTTACAGAATTTAAATGTTGAATTATCAATTAAGATGGCTTCGCAGGAGACGCTTCCGAAGGAATTCCATAGTTACACTATAAAAAATGGAGCTGTCTGTTTTAATGTTCCGGgatatttttcatgttcTTTATCAATGTTGAGTGATGAAAAATTCCGcttgattgatttcaatcTCGGGTTCAAACTTGAGAACTCTATCATCGTTCCCACACAAGGGGAAGATACAAATAGTACGATACTGCATACCATTCAGAACTACTGTGATACAGTTGTGAACGACGAAGGATTTGGTAGTCTTTATGATATCTTGTACAATTTTTCgatcaattcaaaaatttatttgattcatAAACAGTTAATTGATTTGAGGATGGGTTTATGGAGAGGCAATATGACACATTCATACACAGCAgaaaaatctttgattaCAGTATCCTACTGGTTACAGAAAAAGAATGTGAAACCAACAACGGtccaaattggaaaattccaaaataaaaacgGGGAATGTGAACTATCCTTCAAATGGTTCAAAGAGGAAGTACTACAAGAGTCTATTGATGTAAGACTGatagatgatgatggtaaTATCGATATATTGCTACTGCTAAATACTTTAATCAAGGAACATATCAAATCCATAATCTTGCagttgaaggaaaaattgattgaatcTGTAGAAGATGTTGACAAAATGATCATAATTTCCGGTGACTATGAAAAATTAACATTTAAAATTGCACAATTCAAAGAGATAACATTTAGTATAGATCCCCTAAGTGGTTCatcatattttgaaaatcccACAAATATGATGAATCGAAGTGCATACAAGATCAATTGTGGTATCAGTATGAATTTTATCGAGATTCtaagattgaaaatgttgattcAAGAATCAATGTTTGCATCAATGATGAATGCCACTGGATGGGTGCACTTGAACAATATTAGATTGAGTGTTGACGAAATTCCtaaattaaaaataaattacTCTAACTTGAAAAACGGTAACTTGAGGAGCGCATTAACTTCGATTGGTGTTTATCGAAGAAAAGACTGGCCAACAGGATGGGCTATTTTAGTTGCACACTTTGGATTTCAGTCAAATGTGCAGTTATGGTGTTCTAAAATTCAATCGATTGAAGGCCAATGGATAATAAACTGGTGTAGCGAAATTGAACTAAGGGAATTATATGAAGATGTTTCAGGCTTATGTTTAACGTCTGCGCTTAATATGAAGACGGATGTATCatacaatgaaaaacaaaaacaggAAGAACACAATGGGCCAAACGAACCCACACAACTCCAGAACCAAAGATCCATGACTTACACAGATCTAGTAGGTCTGGTAAAAATTGCTAGTTCTAAGTTAACCTCCAACTTGATCGTCAAGGAATTAATCGACCATGGATgtaaattgaagattttgaatttagGCGATAAATTGGTCAATGACTTTTTAATCAAGAACTTCAAGATCGATATGACTAACTTGGCATCAACCGAAAATGCTGTTATGCTGATAAAAAATGACTCTTTATTCCATATTCAGAACTCTAAagattctttgattttacTGATCTCAATCAAGAGTAGTGAATTAAGTGCTAAAATATATGGACAActtattgataataaaaGCTCAAGAAATTTGCCCGATATTAGCTTTAGTGACGATTATAATACTAGTATTGAATACACATCTTCCGATAAGCgcttcaaaattgaatccACTGTTGATTTATCTAGCCAATTTCCCTTATCGATTTCCGACAAATCCTCTTATCTTGGGAATAACTTGATACTATCAAATACACTCTCTTTCTTGGAGAAATTTGCAAAGACGTTGAACTTACTAAAAATAATAAGTAGGGACTCGGGTCTATCTATCATTAGAGTTTTGTCTGACAGTATTACGTTCCAATACGGACCTGATGAGAATGAATATATTACACTGAGAATTTCTTCTAATGGGGATGGCAGTATCAATCTAGAACTCCCGCCTGAGAACCCACATTATAAGTATTCTCAGCATCTGAATTCTATTGTTGCAGCAGCGCCTTTCAATAGTAGATTGATTAAAGAGCTAGTTCTTTACATGACGGAGACCCTCAAATATTGTAAAgctattgataaaatatGCGAGGGTAAAGCAAAAGCacttgaagatttcaacaGAAAAAACGATGCTGTTGACTATAAAAAAGATCCTACGAAGTTTAGGATAATGCCAGAATACGGATATGTGCCATCTATTTgcaatattgaaaactttagaATAACTTATTTTAGACAATACAAGGTTGATATTCAGCAAAGTTCAggcaagaagaaaaataccAAGTCGATCACTGATGTTCTCAAATTTGAGATCCTAGTGGAATTAAGACATCGGATCAATTGCGTCTCTAAAAAGCATTCTAAGTTTTTCATCACACTGGGGGATTTAAGAACAGATACCCTAGGTGTGGTTAATACAATGGCACAAGTGAAGGAGTCTTATAGCAAGGCAGAAGAACTTATACATTGTATAAATCAAGTTTGTGAGCTGAcaacaaaatatttcaatggTGAGAATTTCCCAACGAAAATTGCATCTGGTGGTATAGTGTTCTTGCAAGATGGAATCTGTTGTGATTTTGAAAGTATCGATATTGTTTTACTAGATTTACATGCTCACTTGTTGGGATTGATCACACCACCAAATTCCAAACCAAACTAG